CTTCCTGCTTCAGGATAAATCAACCCTAGAAGAGTTCGAATAGTAGTAGATTTTCCAGCTCCATTTGGTCCTATAAATCCAAAAATTTCTCCCTGTTCAACCTTCAGATTTACATCCACAATACCTCTAGACTTGCCATAAGTCTTAGTCAGATTTTTAATTTCGATAACACTCATTACATTACCCCCCTACAGATTTATTTAAATAAATTTCATTTATAAAAAGCATCTTTTAACATCTCTAGATATAACTCAAATTCCTTTACTATATCATCCATATTAATATGAGATTTATAATAAACTGGATCCCGTTTTAGATATTCTAACTCACGATTACTGAAACCCTGAGCAACCCAGAATATAATTTGCGAAATACGTTTTGCATCCACTCCATCTTTAAATTTTGAAGTATCAATATTACTAAACAACCTGATATAGCTGTCTTCTAAAATACTTTTCATTTGATTTTCAAGTTCCTGCTTTACTTCTTTGCTATCATCTGCTGATGAAGTCAACATAAAATCATACAATACAGGATACTTTTGAATTAGTTCCATCTCTAAAGTCACAATTTGCTTCCATCTTTTTATGATATCAGTTTCATCATAATTAACTTTGTTATAAAATTCATTTAAAAATATATCCTTAGAATATTCATAGAGAAACAGAAATAACTTTTTTTTACTGCTAAAATAATGAAAAAGCAATCCTTTAGAAATATTAGCCTTTTTAACAATCTCATTTGTGGAAGCATTTTTATATCTGTTATTAGGCATTTTACTTAAGCTAAAAAACATTCAAAAAAGTCAAATTATTATAGACTTAATTTATAGGTCAGATTAAATAATCTGACTCAAAAAGAATAAGATTATTTAATCTGACGATAATTAGTAAGGAGAAAATTTTTTAATTATGAGAAGAAATAATAATGATAAATATAGTAAAAATGCCTTACGGAATAAAAAAATACAATAAACTTTGTAAGTTTAATCAATTTCCAAGTAAATATGGATGCGAAGCATGTGGATTTGAAGGTAAGCTGTACAGACATGGATTTTATTATAGAAACTTAATTACCCTTAAAGGTGCATACAAGATAGTCATCCTGCGTTGTAAATGTCAATCCTGTGGTAAAACCTATTCTCTTATACCCAGTTTTATTATTCCTTATAGGCAATATGCTTATGAAGTTATTCTAACTTCTATTATTATGATGCTAAAACTAGGTTATTCCTTTAGTAAAATATTAACTCTTATAAAATCTCTTAATATTAACTACTCATCTCTTAATACAACAGATCTATCATTTTGGAAAAATAGGCTAGTAAGCTCATTATCGAGTATTCGTTTATTTTTTGCACAGTATAAATTCTATAATTCTAACATAAATAGCAAATTACCTATTGATATCATAAAAAAAATTATTATCTTTTGCCGTTTAAGGCACGATTTTAACTTGGATTATTTTTTACACATGCCTAAGTATTTCTTTTGTAAATGATAATTTAATAGGTACAAATTAGATCTATCTTTTTTATCAAATTAAATACTTCACACTTTTTTAATGTCTTTTTATATCAATCTTGTCCTCATTTCTCTTGTTCTATCTAAAATTTTTGTATAATTCCACACAACCTTTAACGGTTTAAATATCGATTTTAAGTCATAATTATTAATAAAAATAGGAGGTTGATAATCAATGATATTAAAAGAATTTAATCAAAAGATAGCATTATTTCGTTATTCTCTGATTGCACCCATTATAACCAATACATTTACTCAGACTTCTGTAAAAGATTATTTAGCAGAAATTGCAGCAAAGTCTTATACACTGCCTAACGGCAAGAAAAAAGAGTATTCTCCTGCAACAATCAAAGGATGGCTAGTTCAATATAGGAAATATGGTATTGATGGCTTATATCCAAAATCAAGAGCTGATAAAGGTACTTCCAGAAAAATTTCAAATGAAACCAAAGAATTTATTATAAACAGTAAATTAAATTCACCTAAAAAAACTGCCAAGTACATATATCATGAAGTTATAGCTAAAGGTTTTGAAAGTGAAACTAGTATTTCCCTGTCAACAGTAACTAGATTTATAAATAAGGCTAAGATAGGTTCTAAAAAGCTTGTACCTGATGATAGAAGAGCCTTTGAATTTGAGTTTTCCAATGAATGCTGGCAATCTGACGTATCTGTAGGTCCTTACCTTACTATAGAAGATAAAAAATTCAAGACTTATATTATAGCTTTTTTAGATGATTCCAGTAGAGTCATTGTAGGATGCAAAGCATTTTTTAAAGATGATCTTTTATCTCTTATGTCTGTATTTAAAGATGCGGTAGCATCAAAGGGAATTCCTAAAAAAGTTTTCGTTGATAATGGAAAGATATATAAAAGTGAGCAATTTCATTTGATTTGTGCAGCTCTTGGTAGTATTTTAAGTTTTGCAAGACCATATTCCCCTCAATCTAAGGGCAAAATTGAAAGATGGTTCCAAACTATGCAAAAACAATGGATGAATTCAATTAATTGGAATGATTTTAAATCTATAGACCTTTTAAATGAATCCCTGTCGGGTTATGTTAACAGTTATAACAACACTATACATTCCTCAATAAACAAAAAACCAATTGATAAGTACATGTCTAATGTTGAAAATATAAGATTTATTGATTCTAAAACTGAACTAGACTATTTATTTTTATATAAAGTACTCCGTACTGTAAAAAATGACTCCACAGTATCTATAGGTACAAAAATATTTGAAGTACCACTAAAATATGTTGGTGACAAAATAAATATACGCTATGATCCATCATCTATTGATAAAGCTTATATTTTTTCACAGGATGGTAAACTTGAAGATACTATTTTCCCTGTTAAAAAAATTGATAATTCAAAAATCAGAAGAACTAACAATACTAATTCTGTTGATTTTTCTGCCTTTGAAGCTAACTAACCGGAGGTTGATATTATGTATAAAGCTTTTTATGGCTTAACTTTTGATCCTTTTGATAAAAATCTTGACTTAAAATACAGTTTTAAATCTGAGGATTTCTCTAAAGCAATGAATAGATTAGAATTTTTAAAATCTGTTTTAGGGATTGGCGTTATTACTGGAGAGCCTGGAGTTAGTAAGTCTTTCTTGCTCCGCAATTTTGTAGATTCACTAAATCCAAATTTATATAAGTGCGTATACATTCCTATTTCCACTTTAACTGTTATGGACTTCTATAGAGCATTATGCGATGGTCTTGGAATAATTCATGCTCAGAAAAAAGTAACTATGTTTAAGCAAATACAAGAGTCTATATACACTTATAGCCACAGTAAAAATGTAATTCCAGTTATTATAATTGATGAATGTCAATTTTTAAGCAATTCCATTCTTGATGATTTAAGAATAATATTTAATTTTCATATGGACTCAAAGAATTATGCTATGTTAATTCTTTCAGGTCAACCTAATTTTTTACTTCAACTCAGCAGGCAGGTCCATGAAGCACTACGTCAACGAATCATAATGAATTATTGCTTAAAAGGGCTAACGCATGATGAATGTAAGCCCTACATAACTTCTATGCTAAAAGCCGCAGGCTGTTCAGAACCAATTTTTACTGATGATGCTTTTGAACTCATTTATTCAAGCACTAATGGAGCTATAAGACCACTAAATTCTCTAACGAGAATGTGCCTTATCTCTGGTGCTAATGAAAGACTTACTTCTATTAATTCAGATACAGTTTATAAATCTCAGAGTGAAATTGATCTTACAATTTAAAATTTTTTACACTGCTTATTCTGAGCAGTGTTTTTCTATGCCTATATTTATTGACCAATTTTAGAATTTTATACATTGTGGATATTGTGGAGAAAGGGTTATTTAATTTGATTTTTGAGACTTAATTTGCCATTAGTAAGATTATTTAAACTGATTTTTTACCACATTATTACTAATTTTAGGCTGAAATAATTTGACTTTTTAAGGATTAAATAATTTGACACGTAACATATATCCCTTTTGTGCAAATTCATCTAATGCTGCATTTATAATAGCTTCTCGTTTTTTTTGTCCAAGGCTCATAAACTTCGAAATCAAACTATCTCCTCCTCATACCAAAATCGATGACCACATCGGTCAATGAAATTATAACGCCATTGACCACATAAGTCAATATTAATATAATTAAAAAAATCAGCTTTTTATAAGATAAATTAATAGATAAAAAGTTGCCTGTAATGTATACATACGAATTGTAAGACAGCTACTTTCATTACTATTTTAAATTTAACCTGACTACCTTGGCGTAAGTCTCCCCCTTATTCAAGTGGGAGTTCAACGCCAAGTAAGCCATGCATTCCCAGTTCTAAAATCTAACTTCTCTCTATCCTGACCTTACTTCCGCCCATTCCTGCCTGTGCAGCAGTTACTATAAGCTTTACCGGCACTCTATTCTTTATAGATTCCACATGACTTATTATACCTATAGACAATCTGTCATTATGAATCCTCTCTAAAGAATCCATAACTACTTCCAAAAGATTATCGTCAAGAGTTCCAAAACCTTCATCTAAAAAGAATAACTCTAAAGGTGCTGTACCTTTAAGCTGTATTTGGGCTGATAGTGCTAGAGCCAGGGCCAGAGAAGTTACAAAAGTCTCTCCTCCAGATAGTGTAGAAGCATCTCTCTCTGCTCCTCCATTTTTATAATCTCGTATAATAAATTTACCATTGTCATCAACTTCAAGTCCATAATTACCTGAAGTTATCTCCTTCAGCCATTTACAAGCTTCAATGGACACATATTTAAGCTGATTTGCTGCAACAAATTCCACAAACTTCTTACCTTTAAACAATTTATCAAGATCATCTAAAAGGGCTAATTTGTGTTCCAGCTCCTCTCTATCCACTAAAAGCTTTTTCTTTTTTAAAAAACTTTCCTTTAGTGTAGTAACTTCCGTTTCTAATCTTATTTTATCTTCCTCTAAACTCTTTAGCGTCTTTTGAATATTATTTTTTGAATTCTGGATTTCAAGCCACTGTTCTTCAGACAATATTCTGTTATTAATTTTCTTTTTAATATTCTCTATATTTCCTGTAAGTTTAGTAACAATATTTTTATATTCTTCTACTAGAAGCTTTAATTTGTCAATTTCCTCTCTAGACATAAAATTGTCTTTGACCTTATCTATACTTTCTATCCCCTCTTCACCAAGTGCACTTTGAAGCTTATCCCTATCTTTTACACTTCTTTCCTTAAGGCTTAATAGCTTGCTTTTGGCAGAAATCATATCATTATTACATTCATTATAAAGGAGTTCTATTGCATTTTTATTTTCTTCTGATTTTTCATATTCTTCATTTATTAATTTTATGGCTTTACATATTTCTAAATGGATTTCCTCCAAATCTTCAATATTACCTGCCTTACTTTTTATAGCCTTCTTTTTTTCCTCTATATTTTTATTTTTTTCAATGAGGATAGTTCTATTTTCCTTGAATTCTTCTCTAAGTTCACTTATATCTTTATTTAAATCTTCCTTTATTAAGAGCTCATTATCCAGCCTTTTTCTTAACTCCTTTATTTCCTTTTCTAAAAGAGTCTTTTCTTTTTCTTTCCTTGAAATTTTATCTCTCTCCGATTTAAAATCTTCAATAGACGTATCCTTTTTTAGAAGTTCCAGTTGTCTGTTATTTTTATTTAATTCATCCTCTAAAGACACTAAATTATTATCTATTTTTTTTAATTGCTGCCCATTTTCAATTTCCTTTGTACTTTCTCTGCTGTATTCAACCTCTAAAATACCCTTTTCTTCAATTAAAGATTTAATTTTTTTATCCAAACTTACTTTTTTTTCATTGAATTTACTTATATGCTGTTTTAAAATATCAAACTTAGTTTTAAGTTCATCTACTGAAATACTTTTAAATCCATCTCCCAATTCTCTAATTTTTAAATTACATTCTTCTATGTTCTTATCCTCAGCTTTAATATTTGTCTGCAATTTTATTATTTCCTGCATCAATAGTGTATATTTTTTATCTCTATTGTCTAAATCCAAATTCAGTTCATCTACATTATTAATTTCTAATATTTTTATATTTTCTATAGAATGATGCTTTGACCCGCATACTGGGCAAGGCTTCCCCTCTAACAATGTGTTTCTCAAATTATGAGCTATATTTTCAGTTTCTGCTTTTTTTATGGAAGTCTTTATTTTTTTTATTTCCTCTTCCAAAAATACTCTTTCACTTTCTCTTTTATCCAGATCCTTTTTAAAAACTTCAATATTTTTAGTACCGTTATTTAACTTGGTATTATACTCTTTGTATTTATTCCATTTTTCTGTGGCAGTGTTTAATTGTGACTGAAGATTTAACAATGTATTTTCATCCCCAGGACAATTCTGTAGAAGATTATTTAAATCCTCATTACTATTATTCAGCAGATCTTTGTTGTCTTTAATTTTTTTAAGCAAATTTTTACCCTTAAGTTTAGCTTTTTCTAAACTTAACAGTACAGATTTTTTAGAGGCTGATAAATCTTCTTTCTGTTTTGACAAATTTTGAAGTGTATTTAAAATCAATATACCTTCATCAATTTTTCGCTTATGTTCTTCATGTACTATTAAAGTTTCTACTTTATTTTCTCTTTCCATAATACTGCTGTTGATATTATCAATAATTACTCTATTTTTCTCTATTTTTATATTTGTGCTCTTACCCCTTTTTTCTACATCATTTATATTTTCTTCCAGAATAATCTTTTCCCTATTTAATACATCAAGTAACCTTTTTTCCTCTATGGCATCTATAACTTTCTGCTGCCTTATAGTTAAATCTGGCAGATCTTTTTCTTTCCTTCTTTTAGCTTTTTCCAATTGAGCTTCTGCCTTTTTTTTATTTTCTTCTGTAACTTTCATCTTATTACCTAGCTGTATAAGATTATTATTTATATTGGCAATCTGCTTTAATGTATCCTCGTAACTATCTACATAGGGCTTTAACTTTAAAGCACTTTCAGCTAAAGATATCTTTTTTGAGTCCTTATTTATATCCTCTTCCCTCTCTTTAAGTTCAGCTTTTCTATGTAATTGTTCCTTTAACTCTTCCTGAAGATTCCATAATTCCTTTTCCTCATCATACTTCTTTTCACAAATCTTTAATTCTTCTTGAGCTCTATCATAATGCTCCTTTTTTTCAATCAGTGTATTTGTCTTGTCCTGAAGTATTTCATTATTTACATTTTCATATCCCTTTAATTCTCCATCTAAAAGATTCACCTTTTCTCTTTCTCTTTTAATCTTGCCATTTAACTTTATTGAAAGATTATCTCCATATTTCTGAAGATTAAATAATCTTTCCAGCATATTTCTTCTATCTTTTCCTTCAAGCTTTAAAAATTCACTGAATTTTCCCTGAGGAAGCACCACGGTTCTAGTAAAATCTTCCAATGTCAATCCAATTATCTCTTCACATTTGCCTGTTACACTTTTAGCTCCTTCTTCTAGAATTATTTTCTCATTATTTTCTATACTTATTATTTTAGCTGATCTAGTCCTTACATTTCCTGTTTTAGGATCTCTTCTAAACTCTCTATCTACTCTATATCTTTTTATTTCTACTGAGGAAATTTGAAATTCAAAACTGACGTTCAGACTGCTGCAATTGGTATTCATATAATTTGAACTCTTTCTTGCAACTTCTCCGTATAATGCTAAAGTAATGCCATCCAGTATTGTAGATTTACCACTACCTGTAGGACCAAATATTCCAAATAAACCTTTATCCGTCAATTTTTGAAAATCAATATCTTGACTGTCTATAAAGCTATTAAGCCCCTTTATCTTAAGTTTAATTGGTCTCATTTTCCTCTTCCCCTTCCCTTATAATAGATAACAATAAATCTACCACTTCCGGCTGTGGTTCAACTTTTCTTTCCTTAAAGTAGAATTCCCTAAAAATGTCTTCAAAAGATTTTTCTGAAAAACTATTTATATTCAACTCATCATTATTTCCCTCTAATATTTTAGGCATGATTTCCAAAATATCTTTTTTATTATTTTTCATCAACTTTATTTCATCTTCTCTTATATATCTGTCCGTTGTTATCTCAAGATAAACCCAGCAATTTCTATCTTTATTTTCTATACATTTCTCAATGGCTTCCTCAATGCTTTTACATTTCCAGAGCTCTATAGGTTTATATACTTTAAATTCAATCTCTTCAATATGGCAGTTTTCTCCCGCTTTTACATCTATAATAAAACATTTTTTCGTAAAATTGATTTCTTTCTTATTGTAATGTATGGGGGACCCAGCATATCTTGCTCTTCTATCCGTGCCAGGTACTATCTGAGGCTTATGTACGTGTCCTAGTGCAATATACTGAGCTTTTTCAGGAAAACAGCTTCCATCTACAATAAAACTACCTCCCAGCTGAATACTTCTCTCGGAGCCTGCTTCTTCACTTCCCATGGCAAATAGATGAGATACTGCTATATTTACAGTATCTTCTCTATAATTTTCACTTAAACTTTCAAATAAAGTTTTTACTCTGTCACTGTAAGAATCCAATTTTTCCTTTTCCTCGTCCATTGCCCCATACAATACTTCATTTAATCTCTTTTCGCTGGGGTAAGGAACTGTTAAAATTACAGCCCTTTCCCCTTTTATCCCAACTTCAATAAAGCCTTCTCCAGAATTAACAACCTTATGACTGCCATATTCTCCTGTTGGAACAACAGATTTTGGAGTACCCACCATTATAATTCCATGATCTCTTGCTAAAGGTCCTGCTGCTATAAGTCTATCAGGGTTATCATGATTACCTGATATCACCAAAGTTAATCTTTCACCCTTAGCAGATAATTTTTTTAATGTGTTATAAAACATTCTCTCTGCTCTTGCAGGGGGATTAGCATTATCATAAATATCTCCTGCAATAATTATTAAGTCGATGTCATTAGATTTTACTATTTCAACAAAGTCATTGAGAAAGGCATCCTGCTCATCCATGCGACTGCAGCCCTCTAAATTTTTACCTAGATGCCAATCCGCTGTATGTAAAATTCTCATTTGTTTCCCCTACTTCCTTTTAACCTATTTGCTTTAGTACTATTTTACCATCTTCATAATCCTTATCATAGCCTAACTATATTATTGACAATAAAAAATATACAAACATATGTTCCGAACAAAAATATAAAAAATCACAAGCAATATTATGTAAATATAACTTGTGATTTTAAAAACTATAAATTTTAATACTCACAGCGTAGAAAATATTATGAGATTTTTATTATAGATTATCATAGTTCCCAGTACTTAACATCAAACTTTACATCACCATTTTTTGAATAAAAAATTATATCTCTGCTATCCCTATTAGGATATATTCTGGCTGTAAAAACTTCTTCCCCATCATTTACAAAGATCTCAATGGAAGAGGTATCCATAAATATGTGAAGCTTTAAATTACCATGATTTTTAACATCACATTTTCTAACTCCCTTTAAGCTTAATCCACTTTTATCTCTATCCAAAATTAATTTTTCACTTTTGACATCATAATAAATTACAGTTTCTTCACTTAAAGTTTCATTGCATCTCAGCTTTATCCCAAATTCTGAAACAGCACTCCAGGAAAAGTCACATAATAATTCATAACTATCACCATTTATGTTATTAAAATCAACCTGTTCATTTTTTATTTCAACATTTCTATAGGATATCTCATTTTTTCTTAAAAGTTTCATTTCCTCTGCTGGTTTTTGAATTATTCTATCATCTTTCATATCTAGTTCTCTTACCATTGAAAGGCAGTGAAGCCAGCCATTTTTAACGGTAGGAGCTTCATCTTCATCCGGCAGTCCTATCCATCCTATCAAAAGCTTTCTTCCTCTATCATCCTCCATGAACTGAGGAGCATAGAATTCAAATCCTCTATCTAATTCCATAAAATTTTTATAATTTAATTTTCCAGTTTTGTAGTCCAAATTTCCTACAAGATAGCCACATTGATATATATTATTATACAGATCACCCTGCTTTTCAACTCCCTGAGGACAAAAGATCAATACATCCTTTCCCTTTATGTTTAGTAAGTTAGGACATTCCCACATATAGCCTAAAAAGCTCAAATCTTCTATATTTGATCCTGCTACTTCCCCTATCAAATTCCAATCAAATAAGTTATAAGAACTATAAAGTATTGCAGTCCCCTGTTCTTTTACTGTTTGAGCTCCTATTACCATATACCATACTCCATCATGTTTCCAAACTTTAGGGTCTCTAAAATGTCTCGTATATCCCTCTGGCTGATTGTTTATAACTGGATTATCACTGCTTTTTATAAAGTTTATATTATCCTCAGTTTGTGCAATGCACTGATAGGTTTCTCTATTTCCACAGCTATTTTTGACATTCCCAGTATATATCAAAGTAAATTTACCATTGTAATCAACTGCACTGCCTGAATAGCATCCATCTTTGTCATACCAATCCCCTGGTGAAAGTGCTATGGGAAGCTGCTGCCAATTAACCAGATCAATACTCTTTACATGTCCCCAATATACTTTTTTACCTTTAGGGAAAAGAGGATTAAGCTGATAAAAGAGATGATACTCTCCATTTATGTTAATAAATCCATTGGGATCATTCATAAAACCTACTGGAGGCATTAAATGGTACTTCAATCTGTGATAATCACTATTAACTCTTTCTTTCCCATCTGAAATTGCCTTATATGCCAATTTCATTAATTCTTCATTTTTATTCATATAACCATCACCATCAAATTTCTATTATTTTTAATTCATTTTATATTAACTCACCAAGCAGCTCTGTAAGTTTATTCTACCCCGACTACCGCTAATCCATCACCTTGTTTTACTTTACCATATTTCAGTGATTTAACAAATTTCATTGAATCAGAATTTGTGACAATAATCATAATTATTGGAGATTCAGCTTCCTCCTTTACTAAATCCAGATCGAATTCCACTAATTTCTGCCCTTTCTTAACCACATCACCAGTTTTAACTAATGCATTAAACCCTTTACCATTCATCTTAACAGTGTCTATACCTATGTGAATAAGCACTTCAACTCCATCACTGGTTTTAATAGCAACAGCATGTTTTGTATCAAACATCAGTGTTATACTTCCATCTACAGGTGCAACTACAACACCATCTTCCGGATCCACTGCTATACCCTTTCCCAATAATTCTTCAGCAAAAGTCTTATCTGGTACCTTTTTAAGGGACATTGCATTTCCATTACTGGGTGATACTAAATTACAAAGAACACTTGCATCTGCCTCATTAATTTCCAAATCATCTAATTCTTCAACTTCTTCAGTATTTTCATTCTCTTCTTCTTTTATGCCAATAATAAATGCGATGATAAAAGCACCTGCAAAGGCTAAAACCAAACCTATTAAGTAGTGAATTATAGAACCCTGCTGTACAATTGCCGTTCCTGGTATACCAGTTACCCCAATACCATTCATTGCAACTTTAGTTAATACAATATAACCGCCGCCTATAGCACCGCCTATAGCTGCTGCTACAAAAGGTCTTACAAATCTTAAATTAACTCCAAAGATTGCCGGTTCAGTTATTCCAAGCAAAGCTGATAGAGCAGCTGGAGAAGCAATTGCTTTTATCTTCTTATTTTTTGTCTTAAAGTAGACTGCAAGAGCAGCACCACCTTGAGCTACATTGGCCATTGACCAAATTGGAAGCAGAAAGTTTTTATGAATCTCAGGATTTGCAATCAGAGCCGCCTCTATGGCATGAAAACTATGCTGTATCCCAGTAATAACAATTAATGAATAACAGCCTCCAAACAATATTCCTGCAAATACTCCTGCTGTATTATATAATGTTTGAAGCCCAAAAGAAATTCCATCTCCAAGTAATCTTCCTGCAGGCCCTATTACTAATAATGAAAAAAATGCACTAATCATTAATGTAAAAAATGGTGTAAGTAAAATATCCAGTACATCTGGAATAATCTTTCTTAAAATCTTTTCTATACGACTCATTACCCAAACTGCAATCAATATTGGAAGAACTGTTC
This genomic window from Clostridium pasteurianum DSM 525 = ATCC 6013 contains:
- a CDS encoding sucrose-specific PTS transporter subunit IIBC, which encodes MDYSKVAKEILKYLGGEGNVASAAHCATRLRVILKDEKKADVKKIEKIDAVKGVFNSSGQLQIIIGQGTVNKVYNAFTEGTSIQQASLSDTKKAGAKNMNVFAKFARMLSNIFVPIIPAIVASGLLMGLLGMFQTFHWIDDKSGIYILLNMFSNAAFVFLPVLIAFSAAREFDTNPFLAAALGAIMIHPDLQNAWTLGEGIKTTISVFGLNVGMVGYQGTVLPILIAVWVMSRIEKILRKIIPDVLDILLTPFFTLMISAFFSLLVIGPAGRLLGDGISFGLQTLYNTAGVFAGILFGGCYSLIVITGIQHSFHAIEAALIANPEIHKNFLLPIWSMANVAQGGAALAVYFKTKNKKIKAIASPAALSALLGITEPAIFGVNLRFVRPFVAAAIGGAIGGGYIVLTKVAMNGIGVTGIPGTAIVQQGSIIHYLIGLVLAFAGAFIIAFIIGIKEEENENTEEVEELDDLEINEADASVLCNLVSPSNGNAMSLKKVPDKTFAEELLGKGIAVDPEDGVVVAPVDGSITLMFDTKHAVAIKTSDGVEVLIHIGIDTVKMNGKGFNALVKTGDVVKKGQKLVEFDLDLVKEEAESPIIMIIVTNSDSMKFVKSLKYGKVKQGDGLAVVGVE